The proteins below are encoded in one region of Neoasaia chiangmaiensis:
- the ruvX gene encoding Holliday junction resolvase RuvX — protein MPLFNPHELRRAIPAGKRVLGLDPGSKTIGLALTDVSLMLASPYRSIPRKKLGDVATTLAAIVEKEEIGALIAGLPLSLDGSFGPAARAAQDWLTELATRLHLPACTWDERLSSSAVNRFLIQDADMTRKRRAEVVDKMAASYMLQGWLDATVED, from the coding sequence ATGCCCCTATTCAATCCACACGAACTTCGCAGGGCCATTCCGGCCGGCAAACGCGTCCTCGGCCTCGACCCGGGCAGCAAGACGATCGGCCTGGCGCTCACCGACGTCTCGTTGATGCTGGCCTCACCCTACCGCAGTATTCCACGCAAGAAGCTCGGCGACGTTGCAACAACGCTTGCCGCCATCGTCGAAAAGGAAGAGATCGGCGCGCTGATCGCCGGACTGCCACTCTCGCTCGACGGCAGCTTCGGCCCCGCTGCCCGCGCGGCACAGGACTGGCTGACCGAACTGGCCACCCGCCTGCATCTGCCCGCCTGCACATGGGACGAGCGCCTGTCATCCAGCGCCGTCAATCGCTTTCTCATTCAGGACGCGGACATGACACGCAAACGCCGCGCCGAAGTCGTCGACAAGATGGCTGCATCATACATGCTGCAGGGCTGGCTGGATGCCACGGTCGAAGACTGA